Proteins encoded by one window of Chryseobacterium foetidum:
- a CDS encoding DUF4919 domain-containing protein: MKRVVVIHFLLVISFFSAQTSVDFKDIGEKVKDSASAYYYKKLVYKFVHLPQSLDSIESKYLYYGQFSAPDYDDKKVVVVGDFTEFFNRKKYKEGIEEGEKILKQEPVNLEVLGKLVLLYDQGDKENKMFPVRTAQFKALLDAVIKNPVQKDENKVYVVMSIADEYLVANFLGYNLYTMRRRSDHVSDGIIDNWKLLKKRISFLVHYKRD; the protein is encoded by the coding sequence ATGAAAAGAGTCGTAGTCATTCATTTTTTATTGGTTATTTCATTCTTTTCAGCGCAGACTTCCGTAGATTTTAAAGACATTGGTGAGAAGGTTAAAGATTCTGCCAGTGCGTATTATTATAAAAAATTAGTTTACAAATTTGTACATCTGCCCCAAAGTCTGGATTCTATCGAGTCAAAATATTTATACTACGGACAGTTTTCAGCCCCGGATTATGATGATAAAAAAGTAGTTGTTGTAGGAGATTTTACAGAATTTTTCAACAGAAAAAAATATAAAGAAGGTATTGAAGAAGGGGAGAAGATTCTAAAACAGGAACCGGTAAATCTTGAAGTTTTAGGAAAACTTGTATTACTTTATGATCAGGGAGACAAAGAAAACAAAATGTTTCCGGTGCGTACAGCTCAGTTCAAAGCACTTCTTGATGCCGTGATTAAAAATCCGGTACAAAAAGATGAAAACAAAGTGTATGTAGTAATGTCTATTGCTGATGAGTATTTGGTTGCCAATTTTTTAGGCTATAATCTTTATACCATGAGAAGGCGTTCTGATCATGTTTCTGACGGAATTATCGACAACTGGAAATTATTAAAAAAAAGAATTTCCTTTTTAGTACATTATAAACGAGATTAG